TAAACTTTTCCCCGGAAATGTAGCGGGGAAAACTTTTGTTGTTCTGCATAATCGTCTGTCGGAAGTGTATCGAAAAAGGGAGCACTTTTCCCGGCATAAAAGGATTTAGCTGGGCTAAGTGCATTACGAaacaatcaataaatttacttGGGCGCTCGGAAtagtgctcaactccaggagTCTCAAAGCTCAAAGTCCTGCTTGTGGTCCATGTTTATGGGCCGCCCATATTGGGGATTATATGTTCCTGGCTGCGAGTGTGTGAGCCAACCACGTGCCTGGGCACGACACAGTCCTAGCCCAGTCGAGTCGTAATTCATTTGCATAACATTAACGGGCGGGCGGATGCCATAACATGAGCCACATGCCAGGGTCTAAACTGGGCCAGCAAccaagtttaaataaaatatgtgtgCCAGCGAATTAACCTTAAACACCTTGCAGGCTGTCAGGTGTGCGAGTGTTGAGAAGACCAACGAATTAAACTTCATTGGCTCAGAATGGAATAAAAACAGGCTGTGCTGGCTTAACCCCTGGAtgcttttatataaaataaaacaaaattttgtaatttgatgCATTTTTATAAGAGTTTTATTGagccaaattgtttttaattttaataaattacacTTTATTCAGCGTTGTTGTTTagttatacaatatttttttatttttattttttaatttttatgaaaaactaaaaaaactcTTGAAGTATGGAAGAGAGTTTCTCTGTCATCACATATATGGATAACTTAAGTCCATAACATGTCAGATAATGATGTTCTATAAACAATCTATTGCTCTTGACTATTTTTTCCCCTTattaaatctatttatttGGACCTAAGTGAAGTCCGTATACTTAATTAACTAATTCTTGTCACCTAAGTCCCTAATTTTATTGGAGTAGTGATGTCTAtgaatgataataataataatgataatataATTAAGACTCCCCAAATGAAAtccatttagtttttgaaaattcaCAGCTTTATTTCATGGAAAATCGTTTACAAAATTAGGGACATACGGGAATTATGTGATCGATCGGGACACTTTACTTCTTGAGCAGAGTGGAGACGACGGCGGGGGCGGCGTAGGCGGAGTAAACGGAGGGCGAGGCCACGTATGAAGAGTAGACGGAGGGGGCGGAGTAGACCGAGGGGGCGGCGTAAACGGATGGAGCGGCGTAGGCGGAGTAGGCGCGGGGGATGGCGGCGGAATAGGTGGCCACAGGAGCGGCTGCGGCGTAAGTCAGGGCCGGAGCAGCGGCATAGGTGGCGACAGCGGGGGCCACAACATGAGCCTGGGCGGCGGCGATGAAGAGAGCCAAGCAGATGAGGAACTACAGGGAAAAGAAAAGATAATggtacaaaatatattaacaaaaataaaaatgcaaatatcttgaacatttttgttattgaatTTAGAAACACCATTTTTGAGTAGAAGTTTTATGTGCAAGCTGATTTATATGCATATAAATCTAATTATCACGTTTGACTTATAAGAGGCAAAaggatattttttatacaagcTTCTCTTACTTTCATATTGATTGTTGTTTTGGGTTTGTGTTCGACGAACGTTCTCAAAAATTGTAAGTGCGTTGACTGATGCTATTCTCAAGTCGAAGCCAAGTATTTATACCCCAAGCGACCGGAGACCAAAAGAACAAGTTCCCTACTACATGCGGATGTGGAATTGGTAGCTAATCCGGGCAACCCATATCGAATGGATTAGTATTGTTCAACCgaatgtttgtttatttttacactcCGCCAACAAACCGACAATTGGCCCAAGGGGCAGGTGGGGCACATCGAGTGACGGACTGACAGCAATGGCAGCTTGATTGTTTGCGCCTCTGCACCTTTTGGGTCAAGTTTGGTGACAAGCAAAAAATGCCAGCAAAAAGCTTTTATAATCAGGCTAAACGAAAATCGAGTCAAAGCGGAATCATGAAATAATTACGCTCAAACTGAAAGCGTAAGTGGGGATAGCAATCATTGTAACTTGCGTCATCAAAGTGATTTTCAATTGTAGCCCTGGCATTGACATTGAGCGGGCTATTGATCAAATACTTGAGGGTAATAAAAGAGACTAATGtaagttgattttttaaacctgttttaaacattacatttttctaacaatatttaaagtaaacgaagtttttaacaaaatcaaagacaaATATAGGCTCGGGCTGTAAAGAAAATAGCgattataattacaaaatggATGACAGTTAAGATAGTTTACCAACAGTGTTGGGAAGGGTACTATTTTTGGGACTTAGGTAAGGTACACAGTGTTAGAGAAAATATATGTGTAAGGTacgaaaaatttttatttagtttgaaatATCCAGTTTTAGTGAAGTTCTGCtgattttaagaaataacaaaaaaataaaaaaaaatttgaaaaaaaaagtgttggTAAATGTTCAGCTACACCTTTCTATAGCCTGAACAAATGTCGTGTCATTTTAAGATACCGATGTATGTAGAGAGTTTGGTAACCCTAGGGTTTGTCAGTGAAAACTAATTGTTCCTTCAAAACTTTTTTCGGTGATGGCTTATAAAAAAACTGAAGTGCTGCGAATGCCAAAGGACAGTAATTCACCAGAATTCATGACTGCTTTTTCCATGGAGGAAATGTTGCTGGGCACTTGCATTGATAAAGCTGTGAGTTCCGAAGCAACTGGTCAATTATATATCTAACATTTGTCTTAGCTCGCTAGCTACTCTCAAAACAATTGGGACAGTTTTGTGGGGATTTTAGAGACTGGCATCAAAAATGCCAAACGCAGTATGAGAGCTATAAAGACGACCTGGCCAGGGCTATATTCTGCTCGCGGCCCACTTCACCATGCAGGCCAACAAGGAGTTGGGCAACCGGCGAACGGTCTTGCAGGCCAAGGTAACGAATATTCTTAGCATGCTCGATGGGATGCAGCGACCTGACGATCGCAGCCTCCAAGTGGTTAAGGGATTCGCCCTGATGTTATCCGCCGGCAGAGCCCAAGACGCCGACGCGCAGTTTGTCTCCGTAATCAGAGAAAAATCGGATAACATTATGGCTCTGGCTGGACGTGCTTGTTTGGCCTTCAACCGTCAGGACTACATCTCGTCCCTGGGCTTCTTTAAAAGTATCTTAATGGCCCAGCCCCTAGGACCAGCGGACGTCCGCGTCGGTATAGGGCACTGTTTCCGAAACATGGGTGAACTGGACAAAGCCCGTCGATCGTTCGAGCTGGCTCTGGTACACAATAGCCGATGTCAGAGTGCTCTGGTCGGCATGGCCCTACTAAAACTCAACCAACTCGAGAAGGAGTCCACTCAGGAGGGCATAAATCTGTTGTGTGCGAGCTTTGAAATGAACAGCCGCCAAGCGGTGGTTATGAGTATCCTCGCCACGCATTTCTATTATGTCAGGGACTACGAAAATGTCTTGATTTTGGCCGGAAATGCCTACAAGCGCACCGACATTCCGCAGTTGCAATCGCAGAACTGCTTTCAGATTGCCAGGACTTTCCATGCCACCAAGCAGTTCGATCAGGCCATGAAGTTCTACCAACTGTCCGTGAGACTAGCACCTGAGGGATATGTGCTGCCCCGCATGGGTCTGGCCCAAATGCTTTTGAGGGGCGGGAAAATCGATATGGCCAAGACCAACTTGGAAATATTCCTCGAATTCCTGCCCAATGAGAACAGGGCAATGCTGTTGCTGGCCAAAATCTATCTGCAAGAAAGAACTCCAGGACAAATCGATAAAGCCCTTAATATGCTTTCGAAGGTGGTGAAGTCGGGGTCCGCTCGCCATGATATAGACAGCAGACTGACTCTGGCATTTGCATGTGAACAAAAGCAGCTCTGGGAGCAGGCCAGCACTGCCTACAGTCAGGCTATACAAATTAGCACGGAGTTGGGGCAAGCGATCCAGATCGAGTGGTTCAATAACCTGGCAGCCACTCAGATGCAGGCCAAAAAGCCACTGGTTGCTCTCAAAACCCTCGACGAGGCCATTTTCCAGTGTGGCATAAAGGGTGGCGATCACAGGGTCACCAATTTGCTCACCATGCGATTCAACCGTGCCCGGATTCTGGAAGATTTGCACAAGTATGACCTGGCCGAGACTGCCTACAAGGACATAATCAATGACTATCCAAGCTATTACGACTGCTATTTAAGGCTAGGTGTGATGGCGATGCAGCAGAATAAGCTGGCCGTAGCTAGCGAATACTTTAAGGATGTCCTTAACACGGACAACGATGGTCTTACAGCCAGGTGGGTCAAAAAATCTattgattgaaaaaaaaattgatcaCTGTACAGAAcagaaactatttttttaaaaaaatgacttAACTTTTCCCCTATTACTCGTAAAGTAACAGCCAACATGAAGCGTTtttgaccctataaagtatatatatattcttgctCGGGAACAATAGCCGAgacgatctagccatgtccgacAGTCCGTTCAGTCATGTCAGTTTAAGATCATATGTTTATTTGGTCcacatcaataaaattaaatgttaattttccGGCAGTGgcctatttattttaaaactatgttTTCGAGACCATAAACAATATTTAGtaatcttttataaaaaaaggagaaaaaaaaagtaacttctctaattttcaattttttttcaaaattcctTTGGACATGACATTGACATGACATAATAGTTTAGAATTAcgaatttcatttcatttaaatcggaaaacggtatCATATGGCTGCCATAAGAACGATCAAGTAATTGACGTGAAAATCATcttagctttaatgtttttaaacatatacgtatatgtttaaaatgatttagatttagatgttttaaaaaatatttcatttatgtaatagctgcaaagtttgttttttcttattttatttatttaaaaacttttcttattaATTGACTATGATTATTTTCACAGAgcacaatatattttaaattttttaacgtaaactcataaacaaattatttgagttccaaTTATTGTAGGATTTATATGGCAGACTGCTTTATGAAGTTGAGTCTTAGCAAACATGCTATAGTAAATTACAATGCGATTTTACGCAACTGTACACAAGTCAAGGCTACCTACACCATGGTGGCTCTGGGAAATTTCTGTCTTAAAATGATTCATAGTGCCTTGATTAGGGGAGATTTGTCCTCAGTCAAGAGACAGCAGAAAAGAGCCTTAAGATATTACGGGAAGGTAAGATTAGCTATCGAAAAACTGTTTTCATATGATAATTACCAGCAAACTTTTAATGTCCAGGTTCTTAATCGCAGTCCGCGGAACTTGTGGGCAGCCAATGGCATTGGGGCCGCCCTAAGTAGTTGCAATAACCTGTCCGAAGGTGAGGCTATCTTCAGGCATATTATCGAGGCTGGGAATGAGTGTCCCCCCGCCATCCTAAACTCAGCTCACATTGCCTTGGAACTTGGTCAATACAAGCAGGCCAGTCAGACTTACAAGCAATGCCTGCAAGACTTTCTGCCTGTAAACTGTGTGGAGGTAATGCACTATCTAGCCAGAGCATTATATGGCGAGGGTAAAGCCCGCGAGGCTAAGATGTGGTTGCTCAAAGCCCGACACTTGGCCCCACACGATCCTTCTTTGATGTTTAATCTGGCCCTGACCATCAAAAAGGATGCAGATCAAGTCTTTGTCCTTCCACGACCCAAATCGAATGATCTCAAGAGGGCGGAACTCGAGCTCAAAGTAGCCCACAAGTAagtacaaaaaacattttacattgcaaatatataaagatcataaaaaatatatttttcaggtATTTTTACCATCTATACCAAAACGCAACGTCCATTTCGGTGAGCGCTTGTGCTAAAGGGTGGCAAGATTGCGAGGATCTTTTAACTGATTTACCCGAAGAGCTCCAGCGTGTGGGTAACTTAGAGTTGTCGAATGTGGACCGCATTCGTTTGCAGGAGCAGCGTTTTCTGGCCCATCAGCAGCAACTAGAGGCGCAGCGTATTCAGCggcaggaggaggagcgcgTTCTCCGGGAGAACCAGATAGCCAAGCGCCAAGAAATCCTAGAACGAACCAAACAAATTATGAACGCCCCTCTTCAGTCTGAACTGGCCAAAAAGGAGTCGACGATGGGCAAAGGACGTGGCCAGAAAAATCGGAAGAATGTGGATGCAGACGGGGAGCAAAACTCTGACGATCAGTTCAAAAAGAACACTGCCCAGAAATCCCGAAAGAGAACTACGATCAAAGAAAATAAGTCGGCCAAGAAGTGCAAGACTAGGGAGTTTATAGACACAGATGATGACGACAGTGAAGTGGAAGCTGGCCAAATTGTGAATTTGGAAAGCGGTAGAACTCTGGAGCAGAATCTTCAATCAGATTCTGAAATGGAACTAAATGATGATGGGGAACCCGAGGAGACCGAAAAGATTCTAGACCGCCTAAAGGAATACAACGAGCGCCACCAactggaaatggaaaatttcaCCAACGCCCAAGAAAATGGCAGTCCCACTTACAGCGAACTTGAATGAATGGAGAATTTGGAGAAGAAAATACAGGAGGCCAGTGCCAAATAAATCTgacaaaagaattaaatattaacagaGCGTGGATATctttaagaacatttttaaggGAATCCATATTTTATCTATATTTTATCACATGTAATACAAAGcacattaaaacaataaaacacaatATCAAGCACatcataattttcaattcGACGGTGCTTTATTCTTGCCCTTTTAAGTTGATTATCACCAAAATGTTGTTAATGAATTTACACATTTACTTCGTGGAATTCTGACCGAGTTTTCCTGTGGCAAACACAAATGATTCATTCGATGTGTCAGTTTTCCTCGGGGAAGTGGAGCAAAAAATTTTGCTCCCACCCAAAAGAACACACATGTTCATTTGAATGCCAACTCATGTCGGAGGAGCCGGAGGACATTGGTGTCCTGCTCGAATTACCCATCTACTTGACTGCCACTTTGTAACTGTCAGGGAATCTAACGAACCAAGCAGTCGAACTGAGCTGAAGCGAAAGTTAAATATTCGTTAGGCAAACGCGAAAAATGATTGGGAGACGTTGCGGCGGCGGCTCATTAATATCAATTTATGAGCTGAGACACGAAATTAGTCTGTGACAAGTATCGCCGCAGGATGTGGACAAACAACAAGCACCCAAattcatccatccatccatccatcctgCGCCACTCCACAGCCACTCACACATGTCGTtgctttgttttctgtttggtGTTCGGTCGATGGTTTGAGTGTGGGCTCTGGGTGGTTGAGTGGTTTTCGGGCTACTTCTGGGGTTGCGTTAATTAATTCCAAAAGTGTATTGCGTGTCCTGCCAAAAGGACAAATATGCGTACACGACTCATGTCCTGTGGTGAAATGGGATTTTTACGGGTGGGTGTCTGTATTTCACCTACCCACTGCCACaagttatgaaaaatatttccaaataaatcAGAGACAACGAGCTGTCCGAGCTGATATACTCGAAAACCTCACTGCCGAGAAAGCCAGAACATATTTTGGTCAATGGTTTTTAACTTTAGAGCCAAGCACTTTCCGTTTTTCCagtttagttttgattttgcTGCAAATATTTACCCTCCCTTTCTTgtaataaacacaaaaactgTCGAGTTTTATACACATTTtcattctttattttttgttcacttaTTTTCACTTGTTTTTGCTCATTTGCAATATTAAGTTTTCATTTGCTTTACAATAAAGGGAACTTAACGAAAAGTAATAATGTTCgcatggaaaataaatatttaattcgcTTACAAACCAAAgattaattaagaaaatatatatatatatacctatgtTTATATTTGTAGAGTCGAAAGTCCTTAGCTGCTAAGTct
The sequence above is drawn from the Drosophila gunungcola strain Sukarami chromosome 2R unlocalized genomic scaffold, Dgunungcola_SK_2 000011F, whole genome shotgun sequence genome and encodes:
- the LOC128255595 gene encoding cuticle protein 16.5: MKFLICLALFIAAAQAHVVAPAVATYAAAPALTYAAAAPVATYSAAIPRAYSAYAAPSVYAAPSVYSAPSVYSSYVASPSVYSAYAAPAVVSTLLKK
- the LOC128255579 gene encoding RNA polymerase-associated protein CTR9 homolog, whose amino-acid sequence is MQANKELGNRRTVLQAKVTNILSMLDGMQRPDDRSLQVVKGFALMLSAGRAQDADAQFVSVIREKSDNIMALAGRACLAFNRQDYISSLGFFKSILMAQPLGPADVRVGIGHCFRNMGELDKARRSFELALVHNSRCQSALVGMALLKLNQLEKESTQEGINLLCASFEMNSRQAVVMSILATHFYYVRDYENVLILAGNAYKRTDIPQLQSQNCFQIARTFHATKQFDQAMKFYQLSVRLAPEGYVLPRMGLAQMLLRGGKIDMAKTNLEIFLEFLPNENRAMLLLAKIYLQERTPGQIDKALNMLSKVVKSGSARHDIDSRLTLAFACEQKQLWEQASTAYSQAIQISTELGQAIQIEWFNNLAATQMQAKKPLVALKTLDEAIFQCGIKGGDHRVTNLLTMRFNRARILEDLHKYDLAETAYKDIINDYPSYYDCYLRLGVMAMQQNKLAVASEYFKDVLNTDNDGLTARIYMADCFMKLSLSKHAIVNYNAILRNCTQVKATYTMVALGNFCLKMIHSALIRGDLSSVKRQQKRALRYYGKVLNRSPRNLWAANGIGAALSSCNNLSEGEAIFRHIIEAGNECPPAILNSAHIALELGQYKQASQTYKQCLQDFLPVNCVEVMHYLARALYGEGKAREAKMWLLKARHLAPHDPSLMFNLALTIKKDADQVFVLPRPKSNDLKRAELELKVAHKYFYHLYQNATSISVSACAKGWQDCEDLLTDLPEELQRVGNLELSNVDRIRLQEQRFLAHQQQLEAQRIQRQEEERVLRENQIAKRQEILERTKQIMNAPLQSELAKKESTMGKGRGQKNRKNVDADGEQNSDDQFKKNTAQKSRKRTTIKENKSAKKCKTREFIDTDDDDSEVEAGQIVNLESGRTLEQNLQSDSEMELNDDGEPEETEKILDRLKEYNERHQLEMENFTNAQENGSPTYSELE